In a genomic window of Occallatibacter riparius:
- a CDS encoding DHA2 family efflux MFS transporter permease subunit, whose amino-acid sequence MAASQTTAAPAPAALQAAWKPRSNPWLIAATVALAAFMEVLDTSIANVALPHIAGSLGASIDQGTWVLTSYLVSNAIVLPLGAWASNVMGRKNFFLTCLVIFTISSFLCGIAPTLPLLIVFRILQGAGGGGLQPMAQAIMADSFEPHKRGQAFALYGLVAVLAPSIGPTLGGWITDNYSWRWIFFINIPVGLLAFLLVTRLIEDPPWIKPDRKLLGQMDYLGLSFLSIAMGGMQIMLDKGEENDWFSSGFIQFFAVLFVGGMIALVLWELHTDKPIINLRLFRFKNFAICCFLMALVGGVLNANTVLQPQFMQELLGYTATSAGEALTAGGIALVVVMPLAGFATGKISARTLAVVGFIMFTFTFRYAAQVTSLQMTFSQASWLRVIQMLPLPFCFISITNAAYVGMPKEESNQVSGLINFARNIGGSILIAITSAQVTSRTMWHEQHLQNFMQPGQPGYDAHRGALQGFLSGQFGGPNGGGLALGSLYQQLNMQARMQGYQDVYIELSWMSVCLVLLAFLLSKNRPGQSAAPEGAVH is encoded by the coding sequence TTGGCTGCATCGCAAACTACGGCGGCACCTGCGCCCGCCGCGCTCCAGGCGGCCTGGAAGCCGCGATCGAACCCGTGGCTGATTGCCGCGACCGTCGCGCTGGCGGCCTTTATGGAGGTGCTGGATACCTCCATTGCCAACGTGGCCCTGCCTCACATTGCTGGGAGTCTCGGCGCCAGCATCGACCAGGGTACCTGGGTGCTGACCAGCTACCTGGTCTCGAACGCCATCGTGCTTCCCCTCGGCGCCTGGGCCTCGAACGTGATGGGGCGTAAGAACTTCTTTCTAACCTGTCTTGTCATCTTCACGATTTCGAGTTTTCTCTGCGGCATCGCGCCTACGCTTCCCCTGCTGATTGTCTTCCGCATTCTGCAGGGCGCCGGGGGCGGCGGCTTGCAGCCGATGGCGCAGGCCATCATGGCCGACTCCTTCGAACCGCATAAGCGCGGACAGGCATTCGCCCTTTACGGCTTGGTGGCCGTTCTCGCCCCGTCGATCGGTCCCACGCTGGGCGGCTGGATCACAGACAACTACTCGTGGCGCTGGATCTTCTTCATCAACATTCCGGTCGGTCTTCTGGCGTTCCTGCTGGTCACCCGCCTCATTGAGGATCCACCGTGGATCAAGCCGGACCGCAAGCTGCTGGGGCAGATGGACTACCTCGGTCTAAGCTTCCTTTCGATCGCCATGGGCGGTATGCAGATCATGCTGGACAAAGGCGAAGAGAACGACTGGTTCTCCTCGGGCTTCATTCAGTTCTTCGCGGTGCTGTTTGTGGGCGGCATGATTGCGCTGGTGCTGTGGGAACTGCATACAGACAAGCCGATCATCAACCTGCGCCTGTTCCGGTTCAAGAACTTTGCCATCTGCTGCTTCCTGATGGCCTTAGTCGGCGGCGTGCTGAACGCGAATACCGTGCTGCAGCCGCAGTTCATGCAGGAGCTGCTGGGCTATACGGCAACTTCGGCGGGCGAGGCGCTGACCGCGGGAGGCATCGCTCTGGTGGTGGTGATGCCGCTGGCGGGGTTTGCAACCGGAAAGATATCCGCGCGCACTCTGGCGGTTGTTGGCTTCATCATGTTCACCTTCACCTTCCGCTACGCGGCGCAGGTGACGAGCCTGCAGATGACGTTCAGCCAGGCGTCGTGGCTGCGCGTGATCCAGATGCTGCCGCTGCCGTTCTGCTTCATTTCGATCACGAATGCAGCGTACGTGGGCATGCCGAAGGAGGAGTCGAACCAGGTCTCGGGCCTAATCAACTTCGCCCGCAACATCGGCGGAAGCATCCTGATCGCCATCACTAGCGCGCAGGTGACCAGCCGGACGATGTGGCATGAGCAGCATTTGCAGAACTTCATGCAGCCCGGCCAGCCGGGATACGACGCACATCGAGGCGCGCTGCAGGGCTTCCTAAGTGGGCAGTTTGGAGGCCCGAACGGCGGCGGTCTCGCACTGGGATCGCTGTATCAGCAGCTCAACATGCAGGCCCGCATGCAGGGCTACCAGGATGTGTATATCGAGCTGTCATGGATGTCGGTGTGCCTCGTCCTTCTGGCCTTCCTGCTGAGCAAGAACCGTCCCGGTCAGAGCGCGGCTCCGGAGGGGGCAGTGCACTAA
- a CDS encoding cysteine hydrolase family protein → MAIPLPDLQRAALLSMDLHSSIVSIYTQNDPEYITRVAAVLHTARKRGMQIIHVRVGFRPGMPEISERNVLFAAVKANPQWQQLFSGPNSAIHSAAAPVGDETVITKHRGSAFTGTDLEMILRANDIDTLVLLGIATSGVVLATLLHAADADYQLAVVGDCCADRDPDLHAALIERYFPRMAAVIDAAGFCEAAAQ, encoded by the coding sequence ATGGCGATACCACTCCCAGACTTGCAACGTGCCGCATTGCTCAGCATGGACTTGCACAGCTCCATCGTGTCCATCTACACGCAAAATGATCCCGAGTACATAACCAGAGTGGCGGCGGTTCTGCATACCGCAAGAAAACGCGGCATGCAGATCATCCACGTCCGGGTAGGATTTCGGCCGGGCATGCCTGAGATCAGCGAGCGCAACGTGCTGTTCGCGGCCGTGAAAGCAAACCCGCAGTGGCAACAGCTTTTCTCCGGACCCAACAGCGCCATTCATTCCGCGGCGGCGCCGGTCGGCGATGAGACCGTCATTACAAAGCACCGGGGAAGCGCGTTCACCGGCACCGATCTTGAGATGATTCTGCGCGCCAACGACATCGATACGCTGGTTCTTCTTGGCATCGCCACCAGCGGCGTGGTGCTGGCTACCCTTCTGCATGCAGCCGATGCGGACTACCAGCTGGCTGTAGTGGGGGACTGCTGCGCCGATCGCGACCCTGATTTGCATGCGGCGCTGATCGAAAGATACTTCCCGCGCATGGCCGCCGTAATAGACGCTGCCGGTTTCTGCGAAGCTGCCGCGCAATGA